In Deferribacter desulfuricans SSM1, the following are encoded in one genomic region:
- a CDS encoding ankyrin repeat domain-containing protein: MKSFFMDFLKKDESEIIEKLKNLIIQAGDINKLYDHDSHIMFHALQFRYYDIVNFLIDNGIDLNIRNFDGFSLLHSAVVAENFELVKKLLEKGVPADIGDNYGDAPLIWACGRKRFDIATYLLKHGANVNHKNIFGQTALYDMAYCGNLEGVKFLIKNGAKIDTKDNLNQTPLFLIGMDDLDDDKNDNNEFLEVAEYLISIRLDVDERDIFGLTPIIYAWFAKAFDLIKLYTKYSKEISYKDVTNNNLMKFLNNFLTGYDYINLKEIYNKPIYTTPLHIATYIGNFDIVKFFIHKGINVNVRNAMKNTPLHEAAFREHFEIVKLLIENGADVNALNETKDTPIHYALLKRNKKITKILVKAGADLTIENNLGVIPEERVHLVLKHNDE; this comes from the coding sequence ATGAAAAGTTTTTTTATGGATTTTTTAAAAAAAGATGAGTCTGAAATTATAGAAAAATTAAAAAATCTGATCATACAAGCAGGGGATATAAATAAATTATACGATCATGATAGTCATATAATGTTTCATGCGCTTCAATTTAGGTATTACGATATTGTAAACTTTCTTATAGATAATGGTATTGATTTAAATATTAGAAATTTTGACGGCTTTTCATTACTACATTCAGCAGTTGTAGCTGAAAACTTCGAATTAGTAAAAAAACTTCTTGAAAAAGGTGTACCTGCTGATATTGGTGATAATTATGGTGATGCACCTCTAATTTGGGCTTGTGGACGAAAACGTTTTGACATAGCAACCTATCTATTGAAGCATGGAGCAAATGTAAATCATAAAAATATTTTTGGACAAACAGCCTTATATGATATGGCCTATTGTGGAAACTTAGAAGGTGTTAAATTTCTTATTAAAAATGGAGCTAAAATTGATACTAAAGATAACCTCAATCAAACTCCTTTGTTTTTAATAGGTATGGATGATTTGGATGACGACAAAAATGATAATAATGAGTTTTTAGAAGTTGCAGAGTATTTAATTTCTATTAGATTAGATGTAGATGAAAGAGATATTTTCGGATTAACTCCGATAATATATGCTTGGTTTGCTAAAGCGTTTGATTTAATTAAACTTTATACCAAATATAGTAAAGAAATTTCTTATAAAGATGTTACAAACAACAATCTTATGAAGTTCTTAAATAATTTTTTAACAGGTTATGATTACATCAATTTAAAAGAAATTTATAATAAACCTATTTACACTACACCCTTACATATCGCTACTTATATAGGAAATTTTGATATTGTAAAATTTTTTATTCATAAGGGAATAAATGTAAACGTAAGAAACGCAATGAAAAATACCCCATTGCATGAAGCTGCATTTAGAGAACATTTCGAAATTGTAAAATTGTTGATTGAAAATGGAGCTGATGTAAACGCTTTAAATGAAACAAAAGATACTCCAATTCATTATGCTCTTTTAAAACGAAATAAAAAAATAACAAAAATTTTAGTAAAAGCTGGCGCTGATCTTACAATAGAGAACAATTTAGGAGTTATCCCAGAAGAACGTGTACATTTGGTATTAAAACATAATGATGAATAA